One genomic window of Candidatus Hydrogenedentota bacterium includes the following:
- the rsgA gene encoding ribosome small subunit-dependent GTPase A, which translates to MKRKHLDKKKRSAVREKDWERHGDTAFSHDLVKHRRAQSKLSATALAAGVAALPAEFTPNAVLITHSKKWAYVQLLDDPGAGERERLCLIDERLPEGEESLLAPGDRVYVEFEEEDAFVRGVAPRKTTLSRPAGEHDRIQRQVIASNIDLLVVVAAAAQPPFRPGLVDRYLIAAEIGGVTPVLCLNKTDLAASEPEDLRIYRELGLTVCLTSCATGQGLDGLREILQGKTAVLSGHSGVGKSSLLNCLDPELGLHTREVSGQTLKGKHTTTLARLYEIDGGIRVIDTPGIRALGLWRVTPAEVSFYFPEIAELSTGCRYRNCTHVHEPGCGVKSAMEGGALSRGRYESYTRIRASLESDKNLTPGRMRG; encoded by the coding sequence ATGAAACGCAAGCATTTGGACAAAAAGAAGCGCAGCGCCGTGCGCGAGAAGGACTGGGAGCGCCACGGGGACACGGCGTTCTCCCACGACCTCGTGAAACACCGCCGGGCGCAGTCCAAACTGTCGGCCACGGCCCTGGCGGCGGGTGTGGCCGCCCTGCCCGCGGAATTCACCCCGAACGCGGTGCTCATCACCCACTCGAAGAAATGGGCCTATGTGCAGTTGCTGGACGACCCCGGCGCGGGCGAAAGGGAACGGCTCTGCCTGATAGACGAGCGGCTTCCCGAAGGCGAGGAGTCCCTGCTGGCGCCGGGCGACCGGGTGTATGTCGAGTTCGAGGAGGAGGACGCCTTCGTCCGGGGCGTGGCCCCGCGCAAGACCACCCTGAGCCGTCCCGCCGGGGAACATGACCGGATCCAGCGGCAGGTCATCGCGTCAAACATTGATTTGCTGGTGGTGGTGGCCGCGGCGGCCCAGCCGCCGTTCCGGCCCGGCCTGGTGGACCGGTATCTTATCGCGGCGGAAATCGGCGGGGTGACGCCGGTGTTGTGTCTGAACAAGACCGACCTTGCCGCGTCCGAACCGGAAGACCTGCGGATTTACCGCGAACTGGGACTGACCGTGTGCCTGACCAGTTGCGCGACCGGACAGGGCCTGGACGGGCTTCGGGAAATTCTGCAAGGAAAGACGGCGGTGCTTTCCGGGCACAGCGGCGTGGGCAAGTCGTCCCTGCTGAACTGTCTGGACCCGGAACTGGGCCTGCACACGCGCGAGGTGAGCGGGCAGACTCTGAAGGGAAAGCACACGACCACCCTCGCGCGGCTGTATGAGATTGACGGCGGCATCCGCGTGATAGACACGCCGGGCATCCGCGCCCTGGGCCTGTGGCGGGTGACGCCGGCCGAAGTGTCGTTTTATTTCCCGGAAATCGCCGAACTTTCCACAGGCTGCCGGTACCGGAACTGCACCCATGTGCATGAGCCGGGATGCGGGGTGAAGTCCGCCATGGAGGGCGGCGCGCTGTCGCGGGGCCGCTATGAGTCGTACACACGGATACGGGCCAGCCTGGAGTCCGACAAGAACCTGACACCCGGCCGCATGCGCGGCTGA
- a CDS encoding type IV toxin-antitoxin system AbiEi family antitoxin domain-containing protein produces the protein MASGKQKEILVLAGRQGGLVATRDVENLGLPRTYLYRLCEKGMLTKVGHGLYSLPEPAATEHLALVEVSKRVPRAVICLISALSFHGITTQIPHEVWIAVQRGSWRPDFDYPPLNVTRVSEPAFSFGIEIHHLSGAAVNIYSPAKTVVDCFKFRNKVGLDVAIEALREVWRTRKATMDDLVRAADVCRVSKVIRPYLEAIT, from the coding sequence ATGGCATCTGGGAAACAAAAAGAAATCCTCGTTCTCGCAGGGCGGCAAGGGGGACTTGTCGCCACGAGAGATGTGGAGAATCTGGGACTTCCGAGAACATACCTGTATCGTCTATGCGAGAAAGGCATGCTTACGAAGGTCGGGCATGGCCTGTATTCGCTGCCGGAACCCGCCGCGACGGAACATCTGGCGCTTGTCGAGGTGAGCAAGCGAGTCCCAAGGGCCGTCATCTGTCTGATTTCCGCCCTCAGTTTCCATGGCATCACGACGCAGATTCCGCACGAAGTCTGGATCGCCGTGCAACGCGGAAGCTGGCGACCGGATTTCGACTATCCTCCCCTGAATGTGACGCGCGTATCCGAACCGGCATTTTCCTTCGGCATCGAGATCCATCATCTGAGCGGCGCCGCCGTCAACATCTACAGTCCCGCGAAAACTGTCGTGGACTGCTTCAAGTTCAGAAACAAGGTCGGGCTGGACGTGGCCATCGAGGCGCTGCGGGAGGTCTGGCGGACACGAAAGGCAACCATGGACGACCTCGTGCGCGCCGCGGACGTGTGCCGTGTTTCAAAAGTCATTCGTCCCTATCTGGAAGCCATCACATGA
- a CDS encoding DegT/DnrJ/EryC1/StrS family aminotransferase, with protein MSDVNNNGELALLGGVPVRGPEKKWPKWPVFDDGERQALLSVLDSGIWFYGERVARFEREFAEFQGAGHCVTVNSGTAALEVVLQALGIGPGDEVLVPPYTFVATASAVARVGAVPVFVDVDHTWCMDPDLAAAAITPKTKAIMPVHFGGRICDMDRMNDIAADAGIPIIEDACHSWGGHWVGRGTGTLGLCGVFSFQLSKNITAGEGGAIVTDDAAFAEKCRSITNCGRVSGMPWYHHENIGTNARLTEFQAALLSCQLTRLGEQTLLRERNAQLLNNELGKIEGLTPQPKSNRITRRAYHLYCLRIDPGVFGCSREQFTAAAQAEGWPVSAGYPLPLHEQPVFQNRPDGFYKDCRCPVAEDLCRCSGMWTTHEKLLGTEGDMLDIVAIARKIKDNVARLGEWKP; from the coding sequence GTGTCTGATGTGAACAACAATGGTGAGCTGGCCCTGCTGGGCGGTGTGCCGGTGCGCGGCCCGGAGAAGAAATGGCCGAAATGGCCCGTGTTTGATGACGGCGAGCGTCAGGCGCTGCTGTCCGTGCTGGACAGCGGCATTTGGTTCTACGGGGAGCGGGTGGCCCGGTTCGAGCGGGAGTTCGCCGAATTCCAGGGCGCGGGCCATTGTGTGACCGTGAACAGCGGCACGGCGGCCTTGGAGGTGGTGCTCCAGGCGCTGGGCATCGGCCCCGGCGACGAGGTGCTGGTGCCGCCCTACACCTTTGTGGCCACGGCCAGCGCGGTGGCCCGCGTGGGCGCGGTGCCGGTCTTTGTGGACGTGGACCACACCTGGTGCATGGACCCGGATTTGGCGGCGGCTGCCATCACCCCGAAAACAAAGGCGATCATGCCGGTGCATTTCGGCGGGCGCATCTGCGACATGGACCGGATGAACGACATCGCGGCCGACGCGGGCATCCCCATCATCGAGGACGCCTGCCATTCCTGGGGCGGCCACTGGGTGGGGCGCGGCACGGGCACCCTCGGCCTCTGCGGCGTGTTCAGTTTCCAGCTCTCGAAAAACATCACGGCGGGCGAGGGCGGCGCCATTGTCACCGACGATGCGGCGTTCGCCGAGAAGTGCCGCTCCATCACCAACTGCGGCCGGGTTTCCGGGATGCCCTGGTACCACCATGAGAACATCGGCACAAACGCCCGGCTGACAGAGTTCCAGGCCGCGCTGCTTTCGTGCCAGTTGACCCGTCTGGGCGAGCAGACCCTGCTCCGCGAGCGCAACGCGCAGTTGCTGAACAATGAACTCGGGAAGATTGAGGGGCTCACGCCCCAGCCCAAGAGCAACCGCATCACCCGCCGGGCGTACCATCTCTACTGCCTTCGGATAGACCCCGGGGTCTTCGGATGCTCCCGTGAACAGTTCACGGCGGCGGCCCAGGCCGAGGGGTGGCCCGTGTCGGCGGGGTATCCCCTGCCCCTCCACGAGCAGCCGGTCTTCCAGAACCGTCCAGACGGCTTCTATAAAGACTGCCGCTGTCCCGTGGCGGAGGACCTGTGCCGTTGCAGCGGCATGTGGACCACCCATGAGAAATTGCTGGGCACGGAGGGGGACATGCTGGACATCGTGGCCATTGCGCGGAAAATAAAAGACAATGTGGCCCGGCTCGGGGAATGGAAGCCCTGA
- a CDS encoding calcium/sodium antiporter — MTTNILLVLAAVGVLWKSADWFVEGAVGVADKLHVPKMLIGIVLVSFATTSPELLTSLIATLQGYPELALGNAMGSIIVDVGVALGLAAVLSATPLLADRLIFRTSAVFVVIAITVGFFLAMDGTMSRLDGLILMAGYVGYVAVSYRQMMRSRRDAAVQAKLGEVAALEKEIAGMKTSRISALFVGGFLGVMFGSELLVRGATGIAAGLGMSPTVIGLTVVAIGTSVPEIATCVASVLKKQTQIGVGNIIGADILNICWVAGASAVANPLVADINIIWFMFPVALTLVGAMVVMLRCGYQLSRWNGAVLLALYAGYVVLLFTVVAPTGR, encoded by the coding sequence ATGACAACCAACATTCTTCTGGTGCTCGCCGCCGTGGGCGTGCTGTGGAAATCCGCCGACTGGTTCGTGGAGGGGGCCGTGGGCGTGGCGGACAAACTCCACGTGCCCAAGATGCTGATTGGCATCGTGCTGGTGAGTTTCGCCACCACCTCGCCGGAACTGCTCACCTCGCTGATTGCGACGCTGCAGGGGTATCCCGAACTGGCCCTGGGCAACGCCATGGGCTCGATCATCGTGGATGTGGGCGTGGCGCTGGGTTTGGCGGCGGTGCTTTCGGCCACGCCGCTTCTGGCGGACCGGCTGATTTTCCGGACCAGCGCCGTCTTTGTTGTCATCGCCATAACAGTGGGTTTTTTTCTGGCCATGGACGGCACCATGAGCCGGCTTGACGGGCTGATTCTGATGGCGGGCTACGTGGGGTATGTGGCGGTTTCTTACCGGCAGATGATGCGCAGCCGCCGCGACGCGGCGGTGCAGGCGAAGCTCGGCGAGGTGGCGGCGCTCGAAAAGGAAATCGCCGGCATGAAAACCTCCCGCATATCGGCCCTGTTTGTGGGGGGCTTCCTGGGGGTGATGTTCGGCAGCGAGCTGCTGGTGAGGGGGGCGACGGGCATCGCGGCGGGTCTGGGCATGTCCCCGACGGTCATCGGGCTCACGGTGGTCGCCATCGGCACGTCGGTGCCTGAAATCGCCACCTGTGTCGCGTCGGTCCTGAAAAAACAGACCCAGATCGGCGTGGGCAACATCATCGGCGCGGACATTCTGAACATCTGCTGGGTGGCCGGCGCGTCGGCGGTGGCGAACCCCCTCGTGGCGGACATCAACATCATCTGGTTCATGTTCCCCGTGGCGCTGACGCTGGTCGGCGCGATGGTGGTCATGCTGCGCTGCGGCTACCAGCTTTCCCGCTGGAACGGCGCGGTGCTTCTCGCGCTCTACGCCGGGTATGTCGTTCTGCTCTTCACCGTGGTGGCGCCCACCGGACGGTGA
- a CDS encoding type IV pilus twitching motility protein PilT, whose protein sequence is MAEETNQQAPEEHKSKLKKLLGYAVKNGASDLHMTVGCAPAVRIDGEIRFLPADPLSFADMESFLDEMMTERQKNDFMERGDADLAHGVPGLGRFRVNVLRQRGSTALVMRHVKGKILDFEALNLPPVMEKISSMQRGLVLITGTTGSGKSTTLASMVDWINQRRRLHIVTLEDPIEFLHSNKKSVVTQREVAIDTRDFMAALRAVMREDPDVILIGEMRDAETFQAAISAAETGHLVFTTLHTTNVMLTIDRIMDMFPSTMHQQIRSQLALQVKACVSQRLLPAKDGKGRVPAVEVMLNNPGIAGLIRDNTVKQIPNAIAGGAEDGMQTFNMSLAQLLRDGLIREEDAMLASDNPDELKMNLQGIYLSQGRGGILKR, encoded by the coding sequence ATGGCGGAAGAGACAAACCAACAGGCACCCGAGGAGCACAAGTCCAAGCTGAAGAAACTGCTGGGGTACGCCGTGAAAAACGGCGCCTCGGACCTGCACATGACGGTGGGCTGCGCGCCCGCCGTGCGGATTGACGGGGAAATCCGGTTCCTGCCCGCGGACCCCCTGAGTTTCGCGGACATGGAGTCGTTTCTGGACGAGATGATGACGGAGCGCCAGAAGAACGACTTCATGGAGCGGGGCGACGCCGACCTGGCCCACGGTGTGCCGGGGCTGGGGCGCTTCCGCGTGAACGTCCTGCGCCAGCGCGGCTCCACGGCCCTGGTCATGCGCCATGTGAAGGGCAAGATTCTGGACTTTGAGGCGCTGAACCTCCCGCCGGTGATGGAGAAAATCTCCTCCATGCAGCGGGGCCTGGTGCTCATCACGGGCACCACGGGCAGCGGCAAATCCACCACCCTGGCCTCGATGGTGGACTGGATCAACCAGCGCAGGCGCCTGCACATCGTCACCCTTGAGGACCCCATCGAGTTCCTCCACAGCAACAAGAAAAGCGTCGTGACCCAGCGCGAGGTGGCCATCGACACCCGCGACTTCATGGCGGCCCTCCGCGCGGTCATGCGCGAGGACCCCGACGTCATCCTCATCGGCGAGATGCGCGACGCGGAAACCTTTCAGGCCGCCATTTCGGCGGCGGAGACGGGGCACCTGGTCTTCACCACGCTGCACACCACCAACGTGATGCTCACCATTGACCGCATCATGGACATGTTCCCCTCGACCATGCACCAGCAAATCCGGTCGCAGCTTGCCCTGCAGGTGAAGGCCTGCGTCTCCCAGCGCCTGCTTCCGGCGAAGGACGGCAAGGGCCGGGTGCCCGCCGTCGAGGTGATGCTGAACAATCCCGGCATCGCCGGACTCATCCGCGACAACACGGTGAAGCAGATTCCCAACGCCATCGCGGGCGGGGCCGAGGACGGCATGCAGACCTTCAACATGAGCCTCGCGCAACTGTTGCGGGACGGGCTCATCCGCGAGGAGGACGCCATGCTCGCCTCGGACAACCCGGACGAGCTGAAGATGAACCTGCAGGGCATCTACCTCAGCCAGGGACGGGGCGGCATCCTGAAACGGTGA
- a CDS encoding Gfo/Idh/MocA family oxidoreductase: protein MSTTHDSPSPTRRAFLRHSTATAAMAASLFAIGSRAARGDAGAPLRLGLIGCGRRGTGALRNALDADPAVTLVAMGDLFEDHLAEGREKLTAMGERVQVTDETCFSGFDAGLKVIACDVDVVMLCEPPAFRPGHLRAAVEAGRHVFMEKPGAVCPAGVRSVLASADLADQKGLSIVAGTQRRHQAPYLDIVKRIQDGAIGDIVSAACYWIGDYGYYPAVLRQDGWSDVEAQIRNWNYHTWLSGDHIVEQHLHNIDVIHWVLGENPVKCLGMGGRQQRTGPEFGHIFDHFSVEFEYPGGIRVQSLCRQMKDTENRVTEFVAGTKGTAVPGNSIKGGKKPHTFRGDATDPYVQEHADLYAAIRTGKRLNEARGLAQSTLAAIMGRMSAYTGQSVTWDFALNQSTLDLTPKSLAFGELPEQPVAMPGVTPLV, encoded by the coding sequence ATGTCCACGACCCATGATTCCCCCTCCCCGACCCGGCGCGCGTTTCTGCGGCACAGCACCGCCACGGCCGCCATGGCCGCCAGTCTCTTCGCCATTGGCTCGCGCGCGGCGCGGGGTGATGCCGGGGCACCGTTGCGGCTCGGGCTCATCGGCTGCGGTCGGCGCGGCACGGGCGCGCTGCGCAACGCCCTGGATGCGGACCCGGCGGTGACGCTGGTGGCCATGGGCGACCTCTTCGAGGACCACCTGGCGGAGGGCCGCGAAAAGCTGACGGCCATGGGCGAGCGGGTTCAGGTGACGGACGAGACCTGCTTCTCCGGCTTTGACGCGGGACTGAAGGTCATCGCCTGCGATGTGGATGTGGTCATGCTCTGCGAGCCGCCCGCGTTCCGTCCCGGGCACCTGCGCGCCGCCGTCGAGGCGGGCAGGCATGTGTTCATGGAAAAGCCCGGGGCCGTGTGTCCCGCCGGTGTCCGTTCGGTGCTGGCCTCGGCGGACTTGGCGGACCAGAAGGGGCTGTCCATTGTGGCGGGCACCCAGCGCCGCCACCAGGCGCCCTATCTGGACATCGTGAAGCGGATACAGGACGGGGCCATCGGCGACATCGTGTCGGCGGCCTGCTACTGGATCGGCGACTACGGGTACTACCCCGCCGTGCTGCGGCAGGACGGCTGGTCGGATGTGGAGGCGCAAATCCGCAACTGGAACTACCACACCTGGCTTTCGGGCGATCACATTGTCGAGCAGCACCTGCACAACATAGACGTGATTCACTGGGTGCTGGGCGAGAACCCGGTGAAGTGCCTGGGCATGGGCGGCCGCCAGCAGCGCACCGGTCCGGAATTCGGCCACATCTTCGACCATTTCTCCGTCGAGTTCGAGTATCCCGGCGGGATTCGCGTGCAGAGCCTCTGCCGCCAGATGAAGGACACGGAGAACCGGGTGACGGAGTTTGTGGCGGGGACCAAGGGCACGGCGGTGCCCGGCAACAGCATCAAGGGCGGGAAAAAGCCGCACACTTTCCGGGGCGACGCCACGGACCCGTATGTGCAGGAGCATGCCGACCTCTACGCCGCCATCCGCACCGGCAAACGGCTCAACGAGGCGCGCGGTCTCGCGCAGAGCACCCTGGCGGCCATCATGGGCCGCATGTCCGCCTACACCGGCCAGTCGGTCACTTGGGACTTCGCCCTGAACCAGAGCACCCTCGACCTCACGCCCAAGAGCCTCGCTTTCGGCGAGCTGCCGGAGCAGCCCGTGGCGATGCCGGGAGTGACCCCGCTGGTATAG